A genomic region of Gymnogyps californianus isolate 813 chromosome 12, ASM1813914v2, whole genome shotgun sequence contains the following coding sequences:
- the KIFC3 gene encoding kinesin-like protein KIFC3 isoform X2, translated as MITSRKTWDLGAVPSARAAWKTKDLAPDGRGQDTLVTGSGADASPQVSLLPALVHHKILSVSWPDAAKPRGLCLALQALRETTGERREESRHRAPPLATEEPPASPCKPAAATPVQAASTMNLEKAGGRLCGGKRASLPAARPFPVIQKVMASMAHLQEEKLRLQEELLGLQEKLAARENDELSRSLQLQGQVETLKAKLLEQAQEIGRLRSELGGTDAEKHRDLLAAENERLRQEMKACEGELRELRRQQQQAPCRDCAHLQENAELQERLSQLQREAEEMRAKLAELDLEVQQKTNRLAEVELRLKDSLAERAEEEERLSRRLRDSQETIASLKSQPQQIKYIIKTVEVESAKAKQALCESQSRNQYLQEQVGMQRQVLKEMEQQLQSSQKTAAQLRAQIMMYEAELERAHGQMLEEMQAMEEEKNRAIEEAFSRAQVEMKAVHENLAGVRTNLLTLQPALRTLTHDYNSLKRQVRDFPLLLQETLRSARAEIGQAIEEVHSTNRELLRKYRRELQLRKKCHNELVRLKGNIRVFGRVRPITKEDGEGPDAANAVTFDADDDAVLHLLHKGKQVSFELDKVFPPQASQEEVFQEVQALVTSCIDGYNVCIFAYGQTGAGKTYTMEGTAANPGINQRALQLLFSEVRGKAADWDYAISVSAAEIYNEALRDLLGKEPQEKLEIKLCPDGSGQLYVPGLTEFRVQSVEDINKVFEFGHVNRATECTNLNEHSSRSHALLIVTVRGLDRSTGLRTTGKLNLVDLAGSERVGRSGAEGSRLREAQHINKSLSALGDVIYALRSRQGHVPFRNSKLTYLLQDSLSGDSKTLMMVQVSPAEKNTSETLCSLKFAERVRSVELGPVSRKAELASWPSQEQLEGDSPGTAAPSGRGHASPSPGQLSGRAASIRRKLQTSGKLRPVPV; from the exons ATGATCACATCCCGCAAAACCTGGGATCTGGGAGCCGTGCCCTCTGCGAGAGCCGCCTGGAAGACGAAGGACCTTGCCCCGGACG GCCGCGGGCAGGACACGCTCGTCACCGGGAGCGGAGCGGACGCCTCTCCCCAggtttctctgctgcctgcgCTGGTTCACCATAAAATCCTCAGCGTGAGCTGGCCGGACGCTGCAAAGCCCCGCGGGCTCTGCCTGGCTCTCCAG GCCCTGCGGGAGACGACGGGCGAGCGGCGGGAGGAGAGCCGGCACCGGGCCCCGCCACTGGCCACGGAGGAGCCGCCGGCATCCCCCTGCAAGCCGGCAGCTGCCACACCGGTGCAGGCAGCCTCCACCATGAACCTGGAGAAAGCAG GCGGGAGGCTCTGCGGTGGGAAACGCGCCAGCCTGCCGGCAGCCCGGCCCTTCCCGGTGATCCAGAAGGTGATGGCCTCCATGGCGCATCTACAGGAGGAGAAGCTgcggctgcaggaggagctgctggggctgcaggagaagctCGCTGCCCGGGAGAACGACGAGCTCTCCcgctctctccagctgcaaggCCAG GTTGAAACTCTGAAGGCGAAGCTCCTGGAGCAGGCGCAGGAGATCGGCCGGCTGCGCTCGGAGCTG GGCGGCACGGACGCGGAGAAGCACCGGGACCTGCTGGCAGCCGAGAACGAGCGCTTGCGGCAGGAGATGAAGGCGTGCGAGGGGGAGCTGCGGGAGctgcggcggcagcagcagcaggcccCGTGCCGGGACTGCGCCCACCTCCAG GAGAACGCCGAGCTGCAGGAGCggctgtcccagctgcagcgGGAGGCGGAGGAGATGCGGGCCAAGCTGGCGGAGCTGGACCTGGAGGTGCAGCAGAAGACAAACCGCTTGGCCGAGGTGGAGCTGCGGCTCAAGGACTCCCTGGCCGAGAGagccgaggaggaggagcggcTCAGCCGGCGGCTGCGGGACAGCCAGGAGACCATCGCCAGCCTCAagtcccagccccagcagatAAAG TACATCATCAAGACGGTGGAGGTGGAGTCAGCCAAGGCGAAGCAAGCCCTGTGCGAGAGCCAGTCCCGAAACCAGTACCTGCAGGAGCAGGTGGGGATGCAGAGGCAGGTGCTGAAGGagatggagcagcagctgcagagctcccaAAAGACGGCGGCTCAGCTCCGAGCTCAG ATCATGATGTACGAGGCCGAGCTGGAGCGAGCCCACgggcagatgctggaggagatgcaggcgatggaggaggagaagaacCGCGCCATTGAAGAGGCGTTTTCCCGCGCCCAAGTGGAGATGAAGGCGGTGCATGAAAACCTGGCGG GCGTCCGGACCAACCTGCTGACGCTGCAGCCGGCGCTGCGCACCCTCACCCACGACTACAACAGCCTGAAGCGTCAGGTCCGCGacttccccctgctcctccaggAGACCCTGCGGAGCGCCAGGGCCGAG ATCGGCCAGGCCATCGAGGAGGTGCACAGCACCAACCGGGAGCTGCTGCGCAAGTACCggcgggagctgcagctccgCAAGAAGTGTCACAACGAGCTGGTGCGGCTGAAAG GAAACATCCGTGTTTTCGGGCGAGTCCGCCCCATCACGAAGGAGGACGGCGAGGGCCCGGATGCGGCCAACGCGGTGACCTTCGATGCCGACGATGACGCCGTCCTGCACCTCCTGCACAAGGGGAAGCAGGTGTCCTTCGAGCTGGATAAGGTCTTCCCCCCACAAGCATCCCAGGAGGAG GTGTTTCAGGAGGTTCAAGCCCTGGTCACCTCCTGCATCGACGGCTACAACGTCTGCATCTTCGCCTACGGGCAGACGGGGGCAGGAAAAACCTACACGATGGAG GGAACGGCAGCAAACCCAGGGATCAACCAGCGggccctgcagctcctcttctccGAGGTGCGGGGCAAGGCAGCCGACTGGGACTACGCCATCAGCGTCAGCGCCGCCGAGATTTACAACGAGGCACTCAG GGActtgctggggaaggagccaCAGGAGAAACTGGAGATCAAGCTGTGCCCCGACGGCAGCGGGCAGCTCTACGTGCCCGGGCTGACCGAGTTCAGGGTGCAGAGCGTGGAGGACATCAACAAG GTCTTCGAGTTCGGCCACGTCAACCGGGCGACAGAGTGCACCAACCTGAACGAGCACAGCTCCCGCTCCCACGCCCTCCTCATCGTCACCGTCCGCGGCCTCGACCGCAGCACTGGGCTCCGCACCACAG GGAAGCTGAACCTGGTGGACCTGGCGGGATCGGAGCGGGTCGGGCGGTCGGGCGCGGAGGGCAGCCGGCTCCGCGAGGCGCAGCACATCAACAAGTCCCTCTCGGCGCTGGGCGACGTCATTTACGCCCTGCGCTCCCGGCAGGGCCACGTGCCCTTCCGCAACTCCAAGCTGACCTACCTGCTGCAGGACTCGCTCAGCGGCGACAGCAAGACCCTCATGATGGTGCAG
- the KIFC3 gene encoding kinesin-like protein KIFC3 isoform X1, translating into MHALCALAGLSAQGWSKGSSKRSGMQAADGIPARGEEGERRGLGRYFCRPVRAMRRVAHGGGCFRKMCPGPGLAWMGPQRCRCARDPRAMITSRKTWDLGAVPSARAAWKTKDLAPDGRGQDTLVTGSGADASPQVSLLPALVHHKILSVSWPDAAKPRGLCLALQTQALRETTGERREESRHRAPPLATEEPPASPCKPAAATPVQAASTMNLEKAGGRLCGGKRASLPAARPFPVIQKVMASMAHLQEEKLRLQEELLGLQEKLAARENDELSRSLQLQGQVETLKAKLLEQAQEIGRLRSELGGTDAEKHRDLLAAENERLRQEMKACEGELRELRRQQQQAPCRDCAHLQENAELQERLSQLQREAEEMRAKLAELDLEVQQKTNRLAEVELRLKDSLAERAEEEERLSRRLRDSQETIASLKSQPQQIKYIIKTVEVESAKAKQALCESQSRNQYLQEQVGMQRQVLKEMEQQLQSSQKTAAQLRAQIMMYEAELERAHGQMLEEMQAMEEEKNRAIEEAFSRAQVEMKAVHENLAGVRTNLLTLQPALRTLTHDYNSLKRQVRDFPLLLQETLRSARAEIGQAIEEVHSTNRELLRKYRRELQLRKKCHNELVRLKGNIRVFGRVRPITKEDGEGPDAANAVTFDADDDAVLHLLHKGKQVSFELDKVFPPQASQEEVFQEVQALVTSCIDGYNVCIFAYGQTGAGKTYTMEGTAANPGINQRALQLLFSEVRGKAADWDYAISVSAAEIYNEALRDLLGKEPQEKLEIKLCPDGSGQLYVPGLTEFRVQSVEDINKVFEFGHVNRATECTNLNEHSSRSHALLIVTVRGLDRSTGLRTTGKLNLVDLAGSERVGRSGAEGSRLREAQHINKSLSALGDVIYALRSRQGHVPFRNSKLTYLLQDSLSGDSKTLMMVQVSPAEKNTSETLCSLKFAERVRSVELGPVSRKAELASWPSQEQLEGDSPGTAAPSGRGHASPSPGQLSGRAASIRRKLQTSGKLRPVPV; encoded by the exons ATGCACGCACTGTGTGCGCTGGCGGGACTGTCGGCGCAGGGCTGGAGCAAGgggagcagcaagaggagcGGGATGCAGGCTGCGGACGGCATCCCTGCCCGCGGCGAGGAGGGCGAGCGCCGCGGCCTCGGGAGGTATTTCTGTCGACCCGTGCGCGCCATGCGGAGAGTGGCTCATGGAGGAGGATGCTTCCGAAAAATGTGCCCGGGACCAGGGTTGGCCTGGATGGGCCCGCAG AGGTGTCGCTGTGCTCGGGACCCCCGTGCCATGATCACATCCCGCAAAACCTGGGATCTGGGAGCCGTGCCCTCTGCGAGAGCCGCCTGGAAGACGAAGGACCTTGCCCCGGACG GCCGCGGGCAGGACACGCTCGTCACCGGGAGCGGAGCGGACGCCTCTCCCCAggtttctctgctgcctgcgCTGGTTCACCATAAAATCCTCAGCGTGAGCTGGCCGGACGCTGCAAAGCCCCGCGGGCTCTGCCTGGCTCTCCA GACACAGGCCCTGCGGGAGACGACGGGCGAGCGGCGGGAGGAGAGCCGGCACCGGGCCCCGCCACTGGCCACGGAGGAGCCGCCGGCATCCCCCTGCAAGCCGGCAGCTGCCACACCGGTGCAGGCAGCCTCCACCATGAACCTGGAGAAAGCAG GCGGGAGGCTCTGCGGTGGGAAACGCGCCAGCCTGCCGGCAGCCCGGCCCTTCCCGGTGATCCAGAAGGTGATGGCCTCCATGGCGCATCTACAGGAGGAGAAGCTgcggctgcaggaggagctgctggggctgcaggagaagctCGCTGCCCGGGAGAACGACGAGCTCTCCcgctctctccagctgcaaggCCAG GTTGAAACTCTGAAGGCGAAGCTCCTGGAGCAGGCGCAGGAGATCGGCCGGCTGCGCTCGGAGCTG GGCGGCACGGACGCGGAGAAGCACCGGGACCTGCTGGCAGCCGAGAACGAGCGCTTGCGGCAGGAGATGAAGGCGTGCGAGGGGGAGCTGCGGGAGctgcggcggcagcagcagcaggcccCGTGCCGGGACTGCGCCCACCTCCAG GAGAACGCCGAGCTGCAGGAGCggctgtcccagctgcagcgGGAGGCGGAGGAGATGCGGGCCAAGCTGGCGGAGCTGGACCTGGAGGTGCAGCAGAAGACAAACCGCTTGGCCGAGGTGGAGCTGCGGCTCAAGGACTCCCTGGCCGAGAGagccgaggaggaggagcggcTCAGCCGGCGGCTGCGGGACAGCCAGGAGACCATCGCCAGCCTCAagtcccagccccagcagatAAAG TACATCATCAAGACGGTGGAGGTGGAGTCAGCCAAGGCGAAGCAAGCCCTGTGCGAGAGCCAGTCCCGAAACCAGTACCTGCAGGAGCAGGTGGGGATGCAGAGGCAGGTGCTGAAGGagatggagcagcagctgcagagctcccaAAAGACGGCGGCTCAGCTCCGAGCTCAG ATCATGATGTACGAGGCCGAGCTGGAGCGAGCCCACgggcagatgctggaggagatgcaggcgatggaggaggagaagaacCGCGCCATTGAAGAGGCGTTTTCCCGCGCCCAAGTGGAGATGAAGGCGGTGCATGAAAACCTGGCGG GCGTCCGGACCAACCTGCTGACGCTGCAGCCGGCGCTGCGCACCCTCACCCACGACTACAACAGCCTGAAGCGTCAGGTCCGCGacttccccctgctcctccaggAGACCCTGCGGAGCGCCAGGGCCGAG ATCGGCCAGGCCATCGAGGAGGTGCACAGCACCAACCGGGAGCTGCTGCGCAAGTACCggcgggagctgcagctccgCAAGAAGTGTCACAACGAGCTGGTGCGGCTGAAAG GAAACATCCGTGTTTTCGGGCGAGTCCGCCCCATCACGAAGGAGGACGGCGAGGGCCCGGATGCGGCCAACGCGGTGACCTTCGATGCCGACGATGACGCCGTCCTGCACCTCCTGCACAAGGGGAAGCAGGTGTCCTTCGAGCTGGATAAGGTCTTCCCCCCACAAGCATCCCAGGAGGAG GTGTTTCAGGAGGTTCAAGCCCTGGTCACCTCCTGCATCGACGGCTACAACGTCTGCATCTTCGCCTACGGGCAGACGGGGGCAGGAAAAACCTACACGATGGAG GGAACGGCAGCAAACCCAGGGATCAACCAGCGggccctgcagctcctcttctccGAGGTGCGGGGCAAGGCAGCCGACTGGGACTACGCCATCAGCGTCAGCGCCGCCGAGATTTACAACGAGGCACTCAG GGActtgctggggaaggagccaCAGGAGAAACTGGAGATCAAGCTGTGCCCCGACGGCAGCGGGCAGCTCTACGTGCCCGGGCTGACCGAGTTCAGGGTGCAGAGCGTGGAGGACATCAACAAG GTCTTCGAGTTCGGCCACGTCAACCGGGCGACAGAGTGCACCAACCTGAACGAGCACAGCTCCCGCTCCCACGCCCTCCTCATCGTCACCGTCCGCGGCCTCGACCGCAGCACTGGGCTCCGCACCACAG GGAAGCTGAACCTGGTGGACCTGGCGGGATCGGAGCGGGTCGGGCGGTCGGGCGCGGAGGGCAGCCGGCTCCGCGAGGCGCAGCACATCAACAAGTCCCTCTCGGCGCTGGGCGACGTCATTTACGCCCTGCGCTCCCGGCAGGGCCACGTGCCCTTCCGCAACTCCAAGCTGACCTACCTGCTGCAGGACTCGCTCAGCGGCGACAGCAAGACCCTCATGATGGTGCAG